The Methanocella sp. sequence GGAGTGTACGGAGGCACTATTCTCACCACAATGGCACGGAGTTCACTAAGGCCCACAAAGCCTTTTTAAATATAAGTTACAAAGGGCACAGAGCCCGCTTTTTGAACTTTTAAGATACAAAGGATACGAAGGCACCATGGAAAAAGTGCTATCATGTTCATTCCATCGTGCCATTTCCACCTTCGTATCCTGATCGCCAATGAACCGGCTTTGTGTACTTTGTAACTTAATCTAAAAAGAAAACTTTGTGAGCCTCCGTGCTCTTCGTGCCTTTGTGGTGAAAAATAGTGCCCTCCGTGCCCTTAAAAAGCTTAAAATACGGGAGTAATTCAACACAGCAATAAAATTAAAGAAAATATGTTATGGAGCAGGGCTATCGGGCCGCGGCACGGCCGGCGGTATCGCCTTTCGACCCCCGCATCTGTTCGAACTTTTTCATTAGATACGGGACTGGAGGGGTGTTGGGCGGGCTGACGCCCCGGAAAGCGTACTGGATGACCCCGTCCTCGCCGATGATGAATCCCGCGGGCCAGCACCACTTCATCACGGGATCGTAGACGTCGTACTGCCGCGAGACCTTCAGGTCGGGATCGCAAAGGACGACGAACGGCAGGCAGAGCGACTCCGCGGTGCCCTTTACCTTCTCCGGCAGCTCGGGCGTGACCGCGACC is a genomic window containing:
- a CDS encoding peroxiredoxin family protein; the encoded protein is MYKLMLRLDVGSRAEDFTLVDFNGNAVRLGDIKGIVFLTFYRGGFDRDSVRYLKALAENYPGLGDLGVTVVAVTPELPEKVKGTAESLCLPFVVLCDPDLKVSRQYDVYDPVMKWCWPAGFIIGEDGVIQYAFRGVSPPNTPPVPYLMKKFEQMRGSKGDTAGRAAAR